TTGATTGGAGCTGAAGACCGCATTAAGAAAATTTTATTGGAATTAGACATCATCCCAGAAGATGTTCGTGTTCGCTCTGTAGTTATTTGGGGTATGGGTGGCATCGGCAAGACCACGCTGGCTGATGCTGTATATCATGGACTCTCTTCTCAATTCGACGCTCACTGTTTTCTTGCAAATGTTAGGGAACGTTCAGGTACCAAAGGAGCTTTATCTCCTGAACTGTATATTTTGCGAAATGAACTTCTTGCAGAACTACTAGGGGACAGGAATTTAGCTATTCATACTCGCACTGTAGGTGCCGTTGACAAAGAGAGGCTCCGCCGTACAAAAGTCCTTGTTGTTCTTGACGACGTGAACCATTCAAGCCAATTAACATTTTTAGTTGGAGAAGTTCCATTTGGCCCAGGAAGTAGAATAATTATAACAACTCGAGATAGGCGACTCGGTAAGGAGACTGTACCAGATAAGAAAGTAGCTGACCATGATGTTAAGATATATGAGGCGGAGGAATTAAATGGTGTTGAGTCTCTTCAGCTGTTCCGTTCAAATGCTCGCACGTGTTGTACAGCAAATCCAGAACTTTTAGAGCAGGTGGCAGATCATGCTGCAGGAGTTCCATTAGCccttaaaattttgagttcagtATTCCTTCAATGCAAGAGCAAAGGAGAACAGGAACTGTTGTGGGAAAAATTGAAAACGTTTCCCAACGAAGATCTTCAGAAAGTGTACAGAGCAAGTTATGATGGATTAGAAAGAAATGAGAGGAACATATTCCTTGATATTGCATGTTTTCACAAAGGGAAGAAACTTTGTGAGGCAAAAAGAATGTTAGCTGCCTGTGGTTTATTTCCGGATGATGGAATTAAGATTCTCATTGATATGTCTCTCATATCAATCAAGGACAACTGCATATGGATGCACGATGTGATCCAAGAAATGGGTTGGCAGATAGTCCAGGAAGAATGTACCGAAGAGCCAGGAAAACGCAGTAGGTTGCACAATGGTGAGGACGTCTGTGATGTACTGAAAAGGAATGTGGTAAGAGCTCAATGCCTTGACTTTTCTTTTGACAAAGCTTATGAATTTTCAGTGGATAAAATAACTAGCTAGAAGATACTATTTTCTAAAAAACTAGTTAGATGGGTGTCCAGAAATTACTGTAGTTTTgaggtttttcttttcttttcttttttctttagggAACTGCCAAAGTACAAAGCATTTCCAGCAGGAATTGTGTCAACACACTAATGTTGGATCCTCAAGCTTTCACCGGGATGCATAACTTAAGATTCCTTATGCTAAGATTTATACATCTTGATGACGAGGCAAATCTAGAGTATCTGCCTGATGCCCTTCAATATCTCTTTTGGCATTGTTACCCTTTGAAATCTTTTCCATCAAAGTATTCTCCAAACAATCTTGTTGAGCTTCATATGCCCTGGAGCAAACTCAAGAGACTTTGGAATAAAGGCCAGGTATGCTTAAGTTAGTATTTAAATGCATTAAATATAGTGCATGGAAAAGTTATTTGTTCGGGTTTTAGTTATTCTTAATTGCTTTTTTAATTTGTTACAGAATCCTAAGAACTTGAAAAGGATCGATCTTAGTCACTCCATGGACCTGGCCGATGTTGGAGAGCTGTCAAATAGTGTAAACATTGAGAGTATAAATCTTCAAGGCTGTAGTAGTTTGGTTCAAGTTCCGGATTTGTCAAAGTGTGTATACATTAGGAGTATAAATCTCCTAGGCTGCGCAAGTTTGGTTCGAGTTCCAGACCTGTCAAAGAGTGTAAACATTGAGAGTATAAATCTTCAATACTGTGATGGTTTGGTTCAAGTTCCTTCATACTTTCAAAACTTCACAAGGCTTACTCATTTGAATTTGGGACATTGTCGGGAGATTAGAGTTCTACCGAAGATACCAAGCAATATGGAATTCTTATATTTGGATCATACTTCTATAAAAGAATTGCCTTCATCAATTTGGTCTCTTGAAAAACTTCTTACATTGAATCTTCGCAACTGTTGGCACATTGAGAAGTTTCCGAGCAGTCCATGGAAGATGAAATCCCTCACTCATCTTTTGTTGAGCGGGACAAACATAGAAACAGTGCCCTCATCGTTATTCATGTGTATGACTGGGATCATTTCACTTGAGCTGAGAGATTGTCGTCGCCTTGTCAGTCTCCCAACCGACATTTGTAAGTTGAAATCTCTTGAGAAACTTGATCTCTTTGGTTGCTCTAGTTTCACAAACTTACCGGAAATTGCGGAGCCTGTGGAACATCTGGAGTATCTTAATTTAAGTGGGACGAAAATTGAAGAGCTGCCGTCATCGGTTGGGAATCTTGTTGGGCTCAAGACATTAGATTTAAGTGGCTGCACAAGCCTTGAATTACTCCCAAACAGCTTCGGCAATTTAAACATTCTTGAGTGGTTCTCATTTCGTGGCTGTAAGAAGTTAGAAGAAATTCCCGATTGCTTTACAAGCTTTCCTGCATTGCAAGTGTTAGATCTAAGTTGCACCATGATTGAGACCATACCTCCCAGCATCCAAGAAGTTTCTGGGCTCAAGTCTCTGATACTTGCTATGTGCGAGCGGCTTCAATCTTTGCCAGTGCTCCCATGTCTTCTAGAAGAATTGAGTGCATGGGGGTGCATTAAACTTGAGACTGTGTCAGTTTCAGTGACTGCAGAGACACAAGGTTTGGATCAAATACTTTTTGGGAAGAGGACCGAGGTGCATGATTTTGTTGGTTGCGTTAATTTGGATAACAATTCAAGGATAATGGATGATGCACGCCTCAGAATATTGCGAATGGCAACTGCTTATGATCGTGTAAGTCTTACATACGCACACGCATAGACACTCACCCACACGTACACACTGATGCACATAGTTCATTTATGTTAAATCAGAGCAGTAGATCTCTGCTCTTTCATTTATGTTAAAATCACGAGTTTACTAACCATGATGCTTATATACGGTATGTATCTGCAGAAACGTTTATCATCTGGTAAAGTAGAGGTAATGTGTCCGGGAAATGAAATTCCAAAATGGTTTAGCTGTCAAACGGAGGGATCTTCAATGAATATTAAGCTTCCTCTGCATTGGTCTGATGATTCGAAGTTCTTGGGTATTGCTATCTGCATTGTTTCTGGAACCGTCCGTGCGTGTCAATGTGAGATGATTCTCAAAACCAACGACGGTGAAACCCATAGTGTCAATTTGGGAAATCCAGTGGGCTTCCCGACGGATGAAACAGCGGATGAAACAGATGACGTGTTGGTGTGGTATGATACAGTCCATGTAATTTCAGATGAAGCAAAATGCTCTACGGAAGCCTCTTTTGACTTTTGGTCTAATAAAGTGAAAAGGTGTGGGGTCTGCTTTCTGTATGCCCAAGGCCAAGATGATGACGCTCTGAAATTTGAAGTCATACGTCCACCACAAGTTACTACAATGTCTGGTCACTTTGCTGGAAGCGAAGCCAAAGTTAATACAATGTCTGGTCACTTTGCTGGAAGCGAAACCAAAAAAAGAGTCTGGTCACTTGGGTGGAAGCGaaaccagaaaaagaaaaaaagagtctGGTCACTTTGCTGGAAGCGAAACCAAAAAAAGAGTCTGAACACTTGGGTGGAAGAGaaaccagaaaaagaaaaaaagagtggTTGTTGTAGTATAAATGTATTATAGTGTAATGGCTATATCATgtaataggtacttgagtgtataaacatagtacttgagtgtatagataTAGGTACGAAGACTTGTGTGGCATAAAGCTTGTAGGGaggcaacaagcatggcaatTATCATTATTGCAGCAACCATGTGGAGTTGCAGCTGTAACTCAAGTAGTCACAAAATTGGATTTCTCCTAGAGCATTCACACTATCTTGTATTTCTATATAAATCCTCCTTTGAGAGCAGAATAAACATTACTCTCCATTCTCTGcatctaaactctctctctctctctgttaatttatacttatacttaaacacgttatcagcacgatattGCTCTAGGATTCGAATTACAAATTGACAAGAGAAGAGGAAGTTCATCATTCAAAGTGGGAGATGTTcagcacgctcgttcctgtgcagatcagtctgcTTGTACACTGAGAAACGTCTTTTTCGGGATCTCTGATCAAAATCCTtttttcatcaaagttgttcatctctgtctcttctatctgacctccaaatttcagccatgttggagtcgttttgagacctgtacaccattcgaagtgggagctgttcataAGCGAAGCTGCtctgaatttcaacaagtaagttttaaatatTAAAGTTCctactttcttgtttctttcaatttctttattttattcaaggacttgcaacctcctttcttctaaCCCCCtatcttcttcataggggagaccaaaaagcgGAATTGTagggattcacgctaaacgaactaagagtatttgtaatcaatgaactaagagtgttcataatattcagACTAAGAGTGTCTGCAAGCATCAATTTATGACCAtgttaaacatcattgtttcgg
Above is a genomic segment from Rosa chinensis cultivar Old Blush chromosome 3, RchiOBHm-V2, whole genome shotgun sequence containing:
- the LOC112191921 gene encoding disease resistance protein RPV1 isoform X3 — translated: MASSSVSSSVIPTKEKYDVFISFRGQDTRRTFTSHLHAALIRRKVETFIDYRLERGDEVGPALLKAIKESKISVIIFSKDYASSTWCLDELAHILDCREKHGQYVIPIFYEIEPSQVRYQTGSYEAAFVQHEQWLKDDKIDKVAKWKKALEKAAGLSGSDSTSKKFRDDSALVEQIVKDVLAKLNRESSSDLTGLIGAEDRIKKILLELDIIPEDVRVRSVVIWGMGGIGKTTLADAVYHGLSSQFDAHCFLANVRERSGTKGALSPELYILRNELLAELLGDRNLAIHTRTVGAVDKERLRRTKVLVVLDDVNHSSQLTFLVGEVPFGPGSRIIITTRDRRLGKETVPDKKVADHDVKIYEAEELNGVESLQLFRSNARTCCTANPELLEQVADHAAGVPLALKILSSVFLQCKSKGEQELLWEKLKTFPNEDLQKVYRASYDGLERNERNIFLDIACFHKGKKLCEAKRMLAACGLFPDDGIKILIDMSLISIKDNCIWMHDVIQEMGWQIVQEECTEEPGKRSRLHNGEDVCDVLKRNVGTAKVQSISSRNCVNTLMLDPQAFTGMHNLRFLMLRFIHLDDEANLEYLPDALQYLFWHCYPLKSFPSKYSPNNLVELHMPWSKLKRLWNKGQNPKNLKRIDLSHSMDLADVGELSNSVNIESINLQGCSSLVQVPDLSKCVYIRSINLLGCASLVRVPDLSKSVNIESINLQYCDGLVQVPSYFQNFTRLTHLNLGHCREIRVLPKIPSNMEFLYLDHTSIKELPSSIWSLEKLLTLNLRNCWHIEKFPSSPWKMKSLTHLLLSGTNIETVPSSLFMCMTGIISLELRDCRRLVSLPTDICKLKSLEKLDLFGCSSFTNLPEIAEPVEHLEYLNLSGTKIEELPSSVGNLVGLKTLDLSGCTSLELLPNSFGNLNILEWFSFRGCKKLEEIPDCFTSFPALQVLDLSCTMIETIPPSIQEVSGLKSLILAMCERLQSLPVLPCLLEELSAWGCIKLETVSVSVTAETQGLDQILFGKRTEVHDFVGCVNLDNNSRIMDDARLRILRMATAYDRKRLSSGKVEVMCPGNEIPKWFSCQTEGSSMNIKLPLHWSDDSKFLGIAICIVSGTVRACQCEMILKTNDGETHSVNLGNPVGFPTDETADETDDVLVWYDTVHVISDEAKCSTEASFDFWSNKVKRCGVCFLYAQGQDDDALKFEVIRPPQVTTMSGHFAGSEAKVNTMSGHFAGSETKKRVWSLGWKRNQKKKKRVWSLCWKRNQKKSGCCSINVL
- the LOC112191921 gene encoding disease resistance protein RPV1 isoform X2, with protein sequence MASSSVSSSVIPTKEKYDVFISFRGQDTRRTFTSHLHAALIRRKVETFIDYRLERGDEVGPALLKAIKESKISVIIFSKDYASSTWCLDELAHILDCREKHGQYVIPIFYEIEPSQVRYQTGSYEAAFVQHEQWLKDDKIDKVAKWKKALEKAAGLSGSDSTSKKFRDDSALVEQIVKDVLAKLNRESSSDLTGLIGAEDRIKKILLELDIIPEDVRVRSVVIWGMGGIGKTTLADAVYHGLSSQFDAHCFLANVRERSGTKGALSPELYILRNELLAELLGDRNLAIHTRTVGAVDKERLRRTKVLVVLDDVNHSSQLTFLVGEVPFGPGSRIIITTRDRRLGKETVPDKKVADHDVKIYEAEELNGVESLQLFRSNARTCCTANPELLEQVADHAAGVPLALKILSSVFLQCKSKGEQELLWEKLKTFPNEDLQKVYRASYDGLERNERNIFLDIACFHKGKKLCEAKRMLAACGLFPDDGIKILIDMSLISIKDNCIWMHDVIQEMGWQIVQEECTEEPGKRSRLHNGEDVCDVLKRNVGTAKVQSISSRNCVNTLMLDPQAFTGMHNLRFLMLRFIHLDDEANLEYLPDALQYLFWHCYPLKSFPSKYSPNNLVELHMPWSKLKRLWNKGQNPKNLKRIDLSHSMDLADVGELSNSVNIESINLQGCSSLVQVPDLSKCVYIRSINLLGCASLVRVPDLSKSVNIESINLQYCDGLVQVPSYFQNFTRLTHLNLGHCREIRVLPKIPSNMEFLYLDHTSIKELPSSIWSLEKLLTLNLRNCWHIEKFPSSPWKMKSLTHLLLSGTNIETVPSSLFMCMTGIISLELRDCRRLVSLPTDICKLKSLEKLDLFGCSSFTNLPEIAEPVEHLEYLNLSGTKIEELPSSVGNLVGLKTLDLSGCTSLELLPNSFGNLNILEWFSFRGCKKLEEIPDCFTSFPALQVLDLSCTMIETIPPSIQEVSGLKSLILAMCERLQSLPVLPCLLEELSAWGCIKLETVSVSVTAETQGLDQILFGKRTEVHDFVGCVNLDNNSRIMDDARLRILRMATAYDRKRLSSGKVEVMCPGNEIPKWFSCQTEGSSMNIKLPLHWSDDSKFLGIAICIVSGTVRACQCEMILKTNDGETHSVNLGNPVGFPTDETADETDDVLVWYDTVHVISDEAKCSTEASFDFWSNKVKRCGVCFLYAQGQDDDALKFEVIRPPQVTTMSGHFAGSEAKVNTMSGHFAGSETKKRVWSLGWKRNQKKKKRVWSLCWKRNQKKSGCCSINVL
- the LOC112191921 gene encoding disease resistance-like protein DSC1 isoform X1; translation: MASSSVSSSVIPTKEKYDVFISFRGQDTRRTFTSHLHAALIRRKVETFIDYRLERGDEVGPALLKAIKESKISVIIFSKDYASSTWCLDELAHILDCREKHGQYVIPIFYEIEPSQVRYQTGSYEAAFVQHEQWLKDDKIDKVAKWKKALEKAAGLSGSDSTSKKFRDDSALVEQIVKDVLAKLNRESSSDLTGLIGAEDRIKKILLELDIIPEDVRVRSVVIWGMGGIGKTTLADAVYHGLSSQFDAHCFLANVRERSGTKGALSPELYILRNELLAELLGDRNLAIHTRTVGAVDKERLRRTKVLVVLDDVNHSSQLTFLVGEVPFGPGSRIIITTRDRRLGKETVPDKKVADHDVKIYEAEELNGVESLQLFRSNARTCCTANPELLEQVADHAAGVPLALKILSSVFLQCKSKGEQELLWEKLKTFPNEDLQKVYRASYDGLERNERNIFLDIACFHKGKKLCEAKRMLAACGLFPDDGIKILIDMSLISIKDNCIWMHDVIQEMGWQIVQEECTEEPGKRSRLHNGEDVCDVLKRNVGTAKVQSISSRNCVNTLMLDPQAFTGMHNLRFLMLRFIHLDDEANLEYLPDALQYLFWHCYPLKSFPSKYSPNNLVELHMPWSKLKRLWNKGQNPKNLKRIDLSHSMDLADVGELSNSVNIESINLQGCSSLVQVPDLSKCVYIRSINLLGCASLVRVPDLSKSVNIESINLQYCDGLVQVPSYFQNFTRLTHLNLGHCREIRVLPKIPSNMEFLYLDHTSIKELPSSIWSLEKLLTLNLRNCWHIEKFPSSPWKMKSLTHLLLSGTNIETVPSSLFMCMTGIISLELRDCRRLVSLPTDICKLKSLEKLDLFGCSSFTNLPEIAEPVEHLEYLNLSGTKIEELPSSVGNLVGLKTLDLSGCTSLELLPNSFGNLNILEWFSFRGCKKLEEIPDCFTSFPALQVLDLSCTMIETIPPSIQEVSGLKSLILAMCERLQSLPVLPCLLEELSAWGCIKLETVSVSVTAETQGLDQILFGKRTEVHDFVGCVNLDNNSRIMDDARLRILRMATAYDRKRLSSGKVEVMCPGNEIPKWFSCQTEGSSMNIKLPLHWSDDSKFLGIAICIVSGTVRACQCEMILKTNDGETHSVNLGNPVGFPTDETADETDDVLVWYDTVHVISDEAKCSTEASFDFWSNKVKRCGVCFLYAQGQDDDALKFEVIRPPQVTTMSGHFAGSEAKVNTMSGHFAGSETKKRVWSLGWKRNQKKKKRVWSLCWKRNQKKSLNTWVEEKPEKEKKSGCCSINVL